One segment of Thermococcus sp. AM4 DNA contains the following:
- a CDS encoding alpha/beta hydrolase, translating into MEVYKAKFGEPELGWVVLVHGLGEHSGRYGRLIRELNEAGFAVYTFDWPGHGKSPGKRGHTSVEEAMEIIDSIIEELGEKPFLFGHSLGGLTVIRYAETRPDKIRGVIASSPALAKSPETPGFMVALAKFLGKVAPGLVLSNGIKPELLSRNKDAVRRYVEDPLVHDRISAKLGRSIFVNMELAHREAERIKVPILLLVGTGDVITPPEGARKLFEKLKVGDKTLREFNGAYHEIFEDPEWADEFHRAIVEWLVERSK; encoded by the coding sequence ATGGAGGTTTACAAGGCCAAGTTCGGCGAACCGGAGCTCGGTTGGGTCGTTCTCGTTCATGGCCTTGGGGAGCACAGCGGGAGGTACGGACGGCTGATTAGGGAGCTCAACGAGGCCGGCTTTGCCGTTTACACCTTCGACTGGCCTGGACACGGCAAGAGCCCCGGGAAGAGGGGGCACACGAGCGTCGAAGAGGCTATGGAAATAATTGATTCCATAATTGAAGAATTAGGTGAGAAGCCCTTCCTCTTCGGCCACAGCCTCGGCGGTTTAACGGTTATCAGATACGCTGAGACGAGGCCCGATAAGATTAGGGGAGTAATCGCTTCGTCGCCCGCCCTTGCCAAGAGCCCGGAAACGCCTGGCTTTATGGTGGCCCTCGCGAAGTTCCTCGGAAAGGTAGCTCCTGGCCTTGTCCTCTCCAACGGCATAAAGCCTGAGCTTCTCTCAAGGAACAAAGATGCCGTGAGACGGTACGTTGAGGACCCGCTCGTCCACGACAGGATTTCGGCGAAGCTCGGCAGGAGCATCTTCGTTAACATGGAGCTCGCTCACCGAGAGGCTGAAAGAATAAAAGTTCCTATTCTCCTACTCGTTGGAACAGGGGACGTGATAACGCCTCCAGAAGGCGCGAGGAAGCTCTTTGAAAAGCTGAAGGTGGGGGACAAAACGCTCAGGGAGTTCAATGGAGCCTACCACGAGATATTCGAGGATCCCGAGTGGGCGGACGAGTTCCATCGTGCAATCGTTGAGTGGCTCGTGGAGCGTTCGAAGTGA